The Epilithonimonas zeae genome contains the following window.
TAATTTTTTTGCCTTTAGCTTTTTGCTTGATGATTTTCAGAAGGTCTGCGTTGTAAGTATCTTTATATTTTGATGGGTCAAATTCAGTAGCAAGAGATTTAATAAGTTGTTCCGCCATTTTCAATTCGGCAGGTTTTGGAGCACTTCCGGATGGGATTTTCAGATCTTCAAAAGCTCGCATTTCTTCCGGATAACGCATTCTGTTGACCATTAGGATTTTATCCTCGTAAGGTCTTATCAGACAAAGAATTTCCCTTTCTCTCAAAACAAAAGAACCAATTCCTGCCATTTTTGTTTTGATTAAGGATTTTAATAATAATTTATAAGCCGCTTCACCATTTTTCTGAGGTTCAAGGAAGTAAGGTGTTTCAAAAAGTGCCGTATCCACTTCAGATTCTTTGACAAATTGATTGATACTAAGAATCTTTGATTTCTCAGGACTTGCCGCAGCAAAATCCTCATCTTCCAAAACGATATATTTGTCCTCGATTTTAAAGCCTTTCACAATATTTTCCCAAACCACTTCTTTTCCAGTATTGGCATTAACTCTTTTGAATTTGATATTACTCAAATCCTTGCTGTCTAGCATATCCAAATCTAAGGTACTAGAATCTGTGGCCGAATATAATTTGATAGGAATATTGACTAATCCAAAACCGATTGCACCGTTCCAAATAGCTCTCATGTTGATGATTTTGATTTGATATTAATAATGCTAAATAATTATCTACTTTCTACAATAAATATTCCATAAACAAATTATCACTAAAAATTAAATGCTTTAATTGTGACTCAAATCATAAACCACTTGTGTCCTTCTCTCTAACTTTAGTCTTACCAAAAATAAAAATTTTATGAAAAAGTTAATCTTCGTCTCGGTAATTATGCTAGTGTTCAGTTGCAAAGACAACAAATCTCAAGAGAACTATAGGTCGGATTCTCTTTCCGTTGCTAATGGCCAAAATGATTCTTTATCAACCTCTTCTTCAACAGATAGTACTACGACTCCAGGCATTAGCAATCTCAATTCCAGTAAAACAAATCCAAGTGATAGTCTTTCTAGAAGAAAAGATTCTGTGAGAAGACGTTAGTTTAAATAAGATTTTTCAACCCAATAGATTGACAATCGATTATTAACAGATAGCCTTATTAGTACGCCCAATTATTATTTTCAAATCGTAGGGGGCGAAGTCAAACTTAATAATGATAAATGATAAGGTTCAGTGGCAATTAAAGAAATAGGGCAGTTGCAGGTCTTCCAGCGTTATTCAGACATTTCAATGGATTCTTGTTTGGTTGATTTGGATATTCGTTCACTTGATGTCGCTCATTAATATCCGAAACAAAATCACAATCTTCTTCACCTGGCTGAATTTCTACATCACCAAAGACCAGCCATTGCGAATGATAATTGATCTCTCCAAAAAGTAATTCAAATAAACATTAATTATGTTTATAAAAGTCTATACATCGGTCAACAATTTTATTTTGGTTAATGTAAAGCATATTGTTTGGATCAATCCATGTAATTCTAATCGCGGATGTAAGTTCATTCTTGACACTGGAGTCCATTGAATTTTATAGAAGATTATGTGTTTTGTTACAGCAGATAATTTGTTAGGTAAGTACTTTTTCTGATTGTTTTGTTTAGCTTTTTTGCAGTATTAGGATTATAAAATTTTAAATCAAAACCATTTATTATTATCAAATTTCACTGTTTTTATAGTTTATTGTTAGTTTGGTGTTGTGACATTTATTTATTTTAATAATTTCATTATGACTCAAGTCATAAAATTCTTTAGAAGTTCTGTATAATTTTGAGCTCAACAAAAAATAGACTATGAAACTATTATCCTTAATTTTTACAATGGGATTAATTCAAAAAATTAATCCCATTGATGATGCTTTGTTATTGCCATTAACAGGCAAATAATACCAATATTTTAAAAAGATTTTATTAAGACTAAAATGGGTTTAGTTATGTAAGAATCTGTGAAATTTTGCGAAATTAAAATTAAGTAAGATAATAAAAGATAAATAGATTATTTCAATTAATTAATTGATTTAAAGTGGTTTAAAGGTTGGTGTGATTCTTTAAATTACGAGAGAGTAAAATATGGTTATAGAAGAAACTATTATAAAATCATTAGGAGCAAAAGCCGAGGAATACAATATCGGTGATGTTATTTTTTCAGAAGGTGGTACACCATTGTATTATTATCAGATCATCGAGGGTGATGTGAAGCTTAATAATTACAACGAGGATGGAAAGGAAATGATACAAAGTATTTTGACGGCGGGTCAAAGTATCGGTGAGTTTTTACTTTTTGTGGATAAAACTTACCCTGTCAACGCTATCGCTATTTCGCCTTGCAGAGTTCTGAAATTATCTAAATCCAAGTTTCTTCTTCTGTTGGAAAATTATCCCGAGTTTCATTTTGATATCATCCAAAGTCTTTCGGATGCGATGTACTTCAAATTCGTGATGGGACAGATTTTTTCTACTCAGAATACTTCAACAAAATTAAAAGCTTTGATGGATTACTTAAAAAGCTTCCAGAAAGATCAGACTCCTTTCTCTTTTCAGATTCCATTGACCAGACAACAGATGGCGAGTCTCACAGGTTTGCGTGTAGAGACAACAATTAGGACTTTAAAGCAGATGGAAAAGGATAACGTTGTAAAAATAAAAAACCGTAAAATTTTATATTAATTTCT
Protein-coding sequences here:
- a CDS encoding Crp/Fnr family transcriptional regulator is translated as MVIEETIIKSLGAKAEEYNIGDVIFSEGGTPLYYYQIIEGDVKLNNYNEDGKEMIQSILTAGQSIGEFLLFVDKTYPVNAIAISPCRVLKLSKSKFLLLLENYPEFHFDIIQSLSDAMYFKFVMGQIFSTQNTSTKLKALMDYLKSFQKDQTPFSFQIPLTRQQMASLTGLRVETTIRTLKQMEKDNVVKIKNRKILY
- the ku gene encoding non-homologous end joining protein Ku; the encoded protein is MRAIWNGAIGFGLVNIPIKLYSATDSSTLDLDMLDSKDLSNIKFKRVNANTGKEVVWENIVKGFKIEDKYIVLEDEDFAAASPEKSKILSINQFVKESEVDTALFETPYFLEPQKNGEAAYKLLLKSLIKTKMAGIGSFVLREREILCLIRPYEDKILMVNRMRYPEEMRAFEDLKIPSGSAPKPAELKMAEQLIKSLATEFDPSKYKDTYNADLLKIIKQKAKGKKIKLTEVKEPEGKTTDLMAMLKASLEKGKKKVG